The following coding sequences lie in one Xiphophorus maculatus strain JP 163 A chromosome 4, X_maculatus-5.0-male, whole genome shotgun sequence genomic window:
- the ttc17 gene encoding tetratricopeptide repeat protein 17 isoform X1 codes for MADLRKICPESLPCRVNHTQKTSFQGKLFVFLCVLIVDSGGATTHWVVTEDGKIQQQVDSPLNLKHPHDVVIFMRQETRVNYLKTLEKQLVAQKIHIEENEDRDTGLEQRHYKEDSDCIMAKVPLGDLDLYDGTYISLESKDMSPEDYVDSRSALPPDLEKPDCAKVFELPYSIHAFQHLRGVQERANLTSPLLSKDDPIFSSLTKKFGRTIDEVGHRIHQSLLKNSSSWVLYNMASFYWRMKNEPQRAVDCVVRALHFSPRQHKDIALINMANILHRAHFSADAAILAHAALDLTSDLFTSHYTLGNIYAMLGEYNHSVLCYEQALQAQPGFEQALRRKHAVLCQQKLEQRLEAQHRSLQRTLNELKEYQKQHDHYLRQQEALEKHKLLQEEQILRNIIHETQMAKEAQLGNHQMCPLGQQQRRLYCPFDLPVRYHRGDLFEHVHHVQFGEALSVASSVALVSERSSNQTASSPQLRPTVSGDQDPAAALWGGHQEYTQDTQRTLWPQRSDCAHQYPSIPPAHLLPTYFLLPEAQGLGPVATLLYSSAGPISVDSPPDCSPVPQPYPAFLPASLDWPLEEKKLPDSFASEMLHLRSGGFTLEQVGDRIAQAIQEATIPHWLVNNEAALFWQAKGNGSRALQCLRQVLNSAPPSHHHMAFTNAANLLLHYGLTPHAQMLLDHVLTFNTSEPHALLSLVNVHLAQSNVTGALALFRHILETTLSSSSSFSSIAACEQCRTNLPLLRCLQFYPSLYNLSHRQPCSQDGTCMTEEDFGIQLEEWEDSEEKQDATASSAIEDMLLFENVILDSNGSGEATTQQQASPSSTGTAKMSSSFGDGGVEKEEEWQLKEDLMGAFEGALDVGGKRGDLQGIRVLKNDRIMGARAGSGPCFGNCEDDDGAEWITFQVKRVRKSKADGSESVSMTDDSQNEESIPGGSSVLEISGPTIPSPGPSGRWRDYTSLGWPGPEECQRTRRVDLTTVASTWLAVSAKNIDITEHIDFATPLQEPAAEPLCNANLPASMHTLDHLAGVANRASIHYTGEAQLREVLQNLGKDKFPPQSFEQVGTRIAKVLEKNQTSWVLSSMAALYWRVKGQGKRAIDCLRQALNNAPHHMKDVPLISLANIFQNARLWEDALTVARMAVEIAPHFVVNHFTLANVYIAMEEFEKAMHWYESTLKLQPEFAPAKDRLRTIQCYLLTKRERRQP; via the exons GTCCTTCCAGGGGAAGCTTTTCGTCTTTCTTTGTGTACTTATAGTGGATTCCGGAGGAGCCACGACACATTGGGTCGTCACAGAGGATGGGAAAATTCAACAACAA GTGGACTCTCCTTTGAATCTAAAACATCCTCATGATGTGGTAATCTTCATGAGACAAGAAACTCGTGTAAACTACCTCAAGACTTTGGAG AAGCAGTTAGTAGCACAAAAGATTCACATTGAGGAGAATGAAGACCGAGATACAGGTTTGGAGCAGCGGCACTACAAAGAGGATTCAGATTGCATAATGGCTAAGGTGCCACTGGGAGACCTGGATCTGTATGATGGTACTTATATCTCCTTGGAGAGTAAAGACATGAG CCCTGAAGATTATGTCGATTCACGATCTGCTCTGCCCCCAGATCTAGAAAAGCCAGACTGTGCTAAAGTTTTTGAACTACCTTATAGTATTCATGCCTTCCAGCATCTCAGG GGTGTACAGGAGAGAGCAAACTTGACCTCCCCTCTTCTTTCTAAGGATGATCCTATTTTTAGTTCTTTAACTAAAAAGTTTGGCCGCACTATTGATGAAGTGGGCCACCGCATTCATCAGAGCTTGCTGAAG aattcCTCTTCCTGGGTGTTGTATAACATGGCATCCTTTTACTGGCGTATGAAAAATGAACCTCAGAGGGCAGTGGACTGTGTAGTGCgtgctttacatttttctccaaG ACAGCACAAGGATATAGCGCTGATAAACATGGCCAACATCCTGCACCGGGCCCATTTCTCAGCTGATGCTGCTATTCTTGCCCACGCTGCCCTAGACCTTACCTCAGATCTCTTTACAAGTCATTACACATTGGGCAACATTTACGCT ATGCTTGGGGAATACAACCACTCAGTGTTGTGCTACGAGCAGGCACTGCAGGCCCAGCCAGGCTTTGAGCAGGCCTTGAGGAGGAAACACGCTGTGCTCTGTCAGCAAAAGCTGGAGCAGCGCCTAGAAGCTCAACACAG ATCCCTGCAGAGGACTCTGAATGAACTGAAGGAGTACCAGAAGCAACATGACCACTACCTCCGCCAACAGGAGGCACTAGAAAAACACAAGCTGCTGCAAGAGGAGCAGATTCTGCGCAATATTATCCATGAAACCCAAATGGCCAAGGAAGCTCAGCTTG gaaatcATCAGATGTGCCCACTAGGTCAGCAGCAACGCCGTCTGTACTGCCCCTTCGATCTTCCTGTGCGTTATCACCGGGGTGATCTTTTTGAACATGTCCACCATGTCCAA TTTGGAGAGGCTTTGTCTGTAGCATCCAGTGTGGCGCTTGTATCAGAACGCAGCTCCAACCAGACAGCTTCCAGCCCCCAGCTCCGTCCCACTGTGTCTGGTGATCAGGACCCTGCTGCAGCCCTCTGGGGTGGCCATCAAGAGTACACACAG gACACACAGAGGACATTGTGGCCTCAGAGGTCAGACTGTGCCCATCAGTACCCAAGTATACCACCTGCCCATCTGCTACCAACCTACTTCCTCTTGCCTGAAGCACAGGGCCTGGG CCCAGTGGCAACTCTCCTGTATAGCAGCGCTGGCCCCATTTCAGTAGACAGTCCACCAGACTGTAGTCCTGTCCCTCAACCATATCCAGCTTTCCTCCCCGCCTCATTAGACTGGCCCCTGGAAGAAAAGAAGCTGCCAGATTCCTTTGCATCTGAG ATGCTACATTTACGCAGTGGAGGATTTACACTGGAGCAAGTTGGCGACAGAATAGCACAAGCTATACAAGAA GCCACTATACCCCACTGGCTGGTCAACAATGAGGCAGCTCTATTTTGGCAGGCCAAAGGCAACGGCAGTCGTGCCTTGCAGTGCCTGCGTCAGGTGTTGAACTCTGCTCCGCCTTCGCACCATCACATGGCCTTCACCAATGCTGCTAACCTGCTGCTGCACTACGGTTTGACCCCCCATGCACAAATGCTGCTGGACCATGTGTTGACATTCAATACATCTGAG CCTCACGCCCTGCTCAGCTTGGTGAATGTGCATTTAGCCCAGAGCAATGTGACAGGTGCTCTGGCCTTGTTTCGCCACATTCTGGAGACAACCCTGTCCTCGTCGTCTTCCTTCTCATCCATTGCTGCCTGCGAGCAATGTCGCACCAACCTGCCTTTACTACGCTGTCTTCAGTTCTACCCTTCACTTTACAATCTTTCCCACCGACAACCTTGTTCAC AAGATGGAACCTGCATGACTGAGGAAGACTTTGGCATACAGCTGGAGGAATGGGAGGACAGTGAAGAGAAGCAGGACGCAACTGCCAGTTCTGCCATTGAAGACATGTTGCTCTTTGAGA ATGTAATCCTAGACAGTAATGGCTCAGGTGAGGCGACAACACAGCAACAGGCTTCTCCCTCCTCCACAGGAACTGCCAAAATGTCATCATCTTTTGGAGACGGAGGAGTGGAAAAAGAGGAGGAATGGCAGCTGAAGGAGGACCTAATGGGAGCGTTTGAGGGAGCGCTGGATGTGGGAGGAAAACGCGGAGACCTGCAAGGCATCAGAGTGCTGAAGAATGACCGCATCATGGGGGCCCGAGCAGGAAGTGGACCGTGTTTTGGAAACTGTGAGGATGATGATGGAGCAGAGTGG ATCACCTTCCAGGTAAAACGGGTTCGTAAATCAAAGGCAGATGGGTCAGAAAGTGTCTCAATGACTGATGACAGTCAAAACGAGGAGTCGATACCTGGAGGGAGCTctgtactggaaatcagtggtcCAACTATTCCATCTCCCGGTCCTTCAG GTCGCTGGAGAGACTATACAAGTCTTGGCTGGCCTGGACCAGAGGAGTGCCAGCGCACACGGAGGGTTGACCTCACTACTGTAGCTAGTACTTGGTTGGCTGTTTCTGCCAAGAATATTGA CATCACAGAGCACATAGACTTTGCCACCCCACTCCaagaacctgcagctgaaccTTTATGCAATGCCAACCTACCTGCCAGTATGCACACCCTTGACCACCTGGCAGGTGTAGCCAACCGCGCCTCCATCCACTACACAGGGGAAGCCCAGCTGCGAGAG GTTCTGCAGAACCTTGGGAAAGATAAGTTTCCTCCCCAGTCATTTGAGCAGGTGGGAACTCGCATTGCTAAAGTCTTGGAGAAG AATCAGACATCTTGGGTGTTATCCAGCATGGCTGCACTGTACTGGAGAGTGAAAGGTCAAGGCAAGAGAGCCATCGACTGCCTGCGGCAAGCCCTTAACAATGCCCCTCATCACATGAAG GATGTACCACTTATCAGCTTGGCCAACATCTTTCAAAACGCTAGGTTATGGGAGGATGCCCTCACAGTCGCTCGCATGGCTGTCGAGATTGCACCGCACTTTGTCGTGAACCACTTTACCCTTGCCAATGTCTATATTGCAATG GAGGAGTTTGAGAAAGCAATGCACTGGTATGAATCCACTTTGAAGCTGCAGCCAGAATTCGCCCCTGCCAAAGATCGACTGAGAACCATTCAGTGTTATCTGCTCACCAAGAGGGAGCGTCGCCAACCCTAA
- the ttc17 gene encoding tetratricopeptide repeat protein 17 isoform X2, with the protein MADLRKICPESLPCRVNHTQKTSFQGKLFVFLCVLIVDSGGATTHWVVTEDGKIQQQVDSPLNLKHPHDVVIFMRQETRVNYLKTLEKQLVAQKIHIEENEDRDTGLEQRHYKEDSDCIMAKVPLGDLDLYDGTYISLESKDMSPEDYVDSRSALPPDLEKPDCAKVFELPYSIHAFQHLRGVQERANLTSPLLSKDDPIFSSLTKKFGRTIDEVGHRIHQSLLKNSSSWVLYNMASFYWRMKNEPQRAVDCVVRALHFSPRQHKDIALINMANILHRAHFSADAAILAHAALDLTSDLFTSHYTLGNIYAMLGEYNHSVLCYEQALQAQPGFEQALRRKHAVLCQQKLEQRLEAQHRSLQRTLNELKEYQKQHDHYLRQQEALEKHKLLQEEQILRNIIHETQMAKEAQLGNHQMCPLGQQQRRLYCPFDLPVRYHRGDLFEHVHHVQFGEALSVASSVALVSERSSNQTASSPQLRPTVSGDQDPAAALWGGHQEYTQDTQRTLWPQRSDCAHQYPSIPPAHLLPTYFLLPEAQGLGPVATLLYSSAGPISVDSPPDCSPVPQPYPAFLPASLDWPLEEKKLPDSFASEMLHLRSGGFTLEQVGDRIAQAIQEATIPHWLVNNEAALFWQAKGNGSRALQCLRQVLNSAPPSHHHMAFTNAANLLLHYGLTPHAQMLLDHVLTFNTSEPHALLSLVNVHLAQSNVTGALALFRHILETTLSSSSSFSSIAACEQCRTNLPLLRCLQFYPSLYNLSHRQPCSHGTCMTEEDFGIQLEEWEDSEEKQDATASSAIEDMLLFENVILDSNGSGEATTQQQASPSSTGTAKMSSSFGDGGVEKEEEWQLKEDLMGAFEGALDVGGKRGDLQGIRVLKNDRIMGARAGSGPCFGNCEDDDGAEWITFQVKRVRKSKADGSESVSMTDDSQNEESIPGGSSVLEISGPTIPSPGPSGRWRDYTSLGWPGPEECQRTRRVDLTTVASTWLAVSAKNIDITEHIDFATPLQEPAAEPLCNANLPASMHTLDHLAGVANRASIHYTGEAQLREVLQNLGKDKFPPQSFEQVGTRIAKVLEKNQTSWVLSSMAALYWRVKGQGKRAIDCLRQALNNAPHHMKDVPLISLANIFQNARLWEDALTVARMAVEIAPHFVVNHFTLANVYIAMEEFEKAMHWYESTLKLQPEFAPAKDRLRTIQCYLLTKRERRQP; encoded by the exons GTCCTTCCAGGGGAAGCTTTTCGTCTTTCTTTGTGTACTTATAGTGGATTCCGGAGGAGCCACGACACATTGGGTCGTCACAGAGGATGGGAAAATTCAACAACAA GTGGACTCTCCTTTGAATCTAAAACATCCTCATGATGTGGTAATCTTCATGAGACAAGAAACTCGTGTAAACTACCTCAAGACTTTGGAG AAGCAGTTAGTAGCACAAAAGATTCACATTGAGGAGAATGAAGACCGAGATACAGGTTTGGAGCAGCGGCACTACAAAGAGGATTCAGATTGCATAATGGCTAAGGTGCCACTGGGAGACCTGGATCTGTATGATGGTACTTATATCTCCTTGGAGAGTAAAGACATGAG CCCTGAAGATTATGTCGATTCACGATCTGCTCTGCCCCCAGATCTAGAAAAGCCAGACTGTGCTAAAGTTTTTGAACTACCTTATAGTATTCATGCCTTCCAGCATCTCAGG GGTGTACAGGAGAGAGCAAACTTGACCTCCCCTCTTCTTTCTAAGGATGATCCTATTTTTAGTTCTTTAACTAAAAAGTTTGGCCGCACTATTGATGAAGTGGGCCACCGCATTCATCAGAGCTTGCTGAAG aattcCTCTTCCTGGGTGTTGTATAACATGGCATCCTTTTACTGGCGTATGAAAAATGAACCTCAGAGGGCAGTGGACTGTGTAGTGCgtgctttacatttttctccaaG ACAGCACAAGGATATAGCGCTGATAAACATGGCCAACATCCTGCACCGGGCCCATTTCTCAGCTGATGCTGCTATTCTTGCCCACGCTGCCCTAGACCTTACCTCAGATCTCTTTACAAGTCATTACACATTGGGCAACATTTACGCT ATGCTTGGGGAATACAACCACTCAGTGTTGTGCTACGAGCAGGCACTGCAGGCCCAGCCAGGCTTTGAGCAGGCCTTGAGGAGGAAACACGCTGTGCTCTGTCAGCAAAAGCTGGAGCAGCGCCTAGAAGCTCAACACAG ATCCCTGCAGAGGACTCTGAATGAACTGAAGGAGTACCAGAAGCAACATGACCACTACCTCCGCCAACAGGAGGCACTAGAAAAACACAAGCTGCTGCAAGAGGAGCAGATTCTGCGCAATATTATCCATGAAACCCAAATGGCCAAGGAAGCTCAGCTTG gaaatcATCAGATGTGCCCACTAGGTCAGCAGCAACGCCGTCTGTACTGCCCCTTCGATCTTCCTGTGCGTTATCACCGGGGTGATCTTTTTGAACATGTCCACCATGTCCAA TTTGGAGAGGCTTTGTCTGTAGCATCCAGTGTGGCGCTTGTATCAGAACGCAGCTCCAACCAGACAGCTTCCAGCCCCCAGCTCCGTCCCACTGTGTCTGGTGATCAGGACCCTGCTGCAGCCCTCTGGGGTGGCCATCAAGAGTACACACAG gACACACAGAGGACATTGTGGCCTCAGAGGTCAGACTGTGCCCATCAGTACCCAAGTATACCACCTGCCCATCTGCTACCAACCTACTTCCTCTTGCCTGAAGCACAGGGCCTGGG CCCAGTGGCAACTCTCCTGTATAGCAGCGCTGGCCCCATTTCAGTAGACAGTCCACCAGACTGTAGTCCTGTCCCTCAACCATATCCAGCTTTCCTCCCCGCCTCATTAGACTGGCCCCTGGAAGAAAAGAAGCTGCCAGATTCCTTTGCATCTGAG ATGCTACATTTACGCAGTGGAGGATTTACACTGGAGCAAGTTGGCGACAGAATAGCACAAGCTATACAAGAA GCCACTATACCCCACTGGCTGGTCAACAATGAGGCAGCTCTATTTTGGCAGGCCAAAGGCAACGGCAGTCGTGCCTTGCAGTGCCTGCGTCAGGTGTTGAACTCTGCTCCGCCTTCGCACCATCACATGGCCTTCACCAATGCTGCTAACCTGCTGCTGCACTACGGTTTGACCCCCCATGCACAAATGCTGCTGGACCATGTGTTGACATTCAATACATCTGAG CCTCACGCCCTGCTCAGCTTGGTGAATGTGCATTTAGCCCAGAGCAATGTGACAGGTGCTCTGGCCTTGTTTCGCCACATTCTGGAGACAACCCTGTCCTCGTCGTCTTCCTTCTCATCCATTGCTGCCTGCGAGCAATGTCGCACCAACCTGCCTTTACTACGCTGTCTTCAGTTCTACCCTTCACTTTACAATCTTTCCCACCGACAACCTTGTTCAC ATGGAACCTGCATGACTGAGGAAGACTTTGGCATACAGCTGGAGGAATGGGAGGACAGTGAAGAGAAGCAGGACGCAACTGCCAGTTCTGCCATTGAAGACATGTTGCTCTTTGAGA ATGTAATCCTAGACAGTAATGGCTCAGGTGAGGCGACAACACAGCAACAGGCTTCTCCCTCCTCCACAGGAACTGCCAAAATGTCATCATCTTTTGGAGACGGAGGAGTGGAAAAAGAGGAGGAATGGCAGCTGAAGGAGGACCTAATGGGAGCGTTTGAGGGAGCGCTGGATGTGGGAGGAAAACGCGGAGACCTGCAAGGCATCAGAGTGCTGAAGAATGACCGCATCATGGGGGCCCGAGCAGGAAGTGGACCGTGTTTTGGAAACTGTGAGGATGATGATGGAGCAGAGTGG ATCACCTTCCAGGTAAAACGGGTTCGTAAATCAAAGGCAGATGGGTCAGAAAGTGTCTCAATGACTGATGACAGTCAAAACGAGGAGTCGATACCTGGAGGGAGCTctgtactggaaatcagtggtcCAACTATTCCATCTCCCGGTCCTTCAG GTCGCTGGAGAGACTATACAAGTCTTGGCTGGCCTGGACCAGAGGAGTGCCAGCGCACACGGAGGGTTGACCTCACTACTGTAGCTAGTACTTGGTTGGCTGTTTCTGCCAAGAATATTGA CATCACAGAGCACATAGACTTTGCCACCCCACTCCaagaacctgcagctgaaccTTTATGCAATGCCAACCTACCTGCCAGTATGCACACCCTTGACCACCTGGCAGGTGTAGCCAACCGCGCCTCCATCCACTACACAGGGGAAGCCCAGCTGCGAGAG GTTCTGCAGAACCTTGGGAAAGATAAGTTTCCTCCCCAGTCATTTGAGCAGGTGGGAACTCGCATTGCTAAAGTCTTGGAGAAG AATCAGACATCTTGGGTGTTATCCAGCATGGCTGCACTGTACTGGAGAGTGAAAGGTCAAGGCAAGAGAGCCATCGACTGCCTGCGGCAAGCCCTTAACAATGCCCCTCATCACATGAAG GATGTACCACTTATCAGCTTGGCCAACATCTTTCAAAACGCTAGGTTATGGGAGGATGCCCTCACAGTCGCTCGCATGGCTGTCGAGATTGCACCGCACTTTGTCGTGAACCACTTTACCCTTGCCAATGTCTATATTGCAATG GAGGAGTTTGAGAAAGCAATGCACTGGTATGAATCCACTTTGAAGCTGCAGCCAGAATTCGCCCCTGCCAAAGATCGACTGAGAACCATTCAGTGTTATCTGCTCACCAAGAGGGAGCGTCGCCAACCCTAA